The following proteins are encoded in a genomic region of Spirosoma sp. SC4-14:
- a CDS encoding DUF3995 domain-containing protein, protein MIIAYINSLILFLISAIHIYWGVGGKWGLMAALPEHNNTKVLRPGPVATFIVAVILGCMALFYLYKINELAIFNSFNLPWLDQYGLWFLAGVFLLRAIGDFRYVGFFKQVYGSRFAYLDSRFYSPLCLLLSINTFLLIAFLK, encoded by the coding sequence ATGATAATAGCTTATATAAATAGCCTAATCCTGTTTCTTATCAGTGCAATTCATATCTATTGGGGAGTTGGTGGGAAATGGGGGCTAATGGCAGCCTTGCCTGAACATAATAACACAAAAGTGCTTCGACCTGGCCCTGTAGCTACGTTTATTGTTGCCGTCATTTTGGGTTGTATGGCATTGTTCTATCTGTATAAAATAAATGAGTTAGCCATATTTAATTCATTCAATTTGCCTTGGCTAGATCAATACGGACTGTGGTTTCTAGCTGGCGTTTTCCTGCTTCGTGCTATCGGCGACTTTAGGTATGTTGGCTTTTTCAAGCAAGTGTATGGGAGTCGCTTTGCTTATCTCGATAGTCGGTTTTATTCTCCATTGTGTCTTCTTCTGAGCATCAATACATTTCTGCTTATTGCCTTTCTGAAATAG
- a CDS encoding TolC family protein produces MKFILRRIRYLGLLFPLTALAQPSLNGKSPIVESYIREGLTNNLALRQESLEIGRVTESLNQAKSLFYPRIAFNPTYSVAAGGRRLEFPVGDLLNPAYKTLNQLTGSDNFPTNIQNVNQLLAPNNFHDTKFSVSYAIFNTDIQYNYLIQKQLLSAQEARKRVVENELRYTIATAYYQYLQTLEAIRIFESARTVLNELARLNEKLVSNNVATKEVVTSARYEVSKVDQQLAVAQKNRETAQAYFNFLLNRDLTTAIDVDSSLTKILPESKENLPDLQQTALHGRQELTQLGQSLEAAQTAVRLNEANAKIPNLYVGGSTGFQGFGYTFQNQAYVVAQVGLQWDLFRGYEKRSKIQQAKIQTNALQTRIAEAQRQIQLQVLQAYYDLDAANQSLVATQSGMTNADQSFRVVDSKYRNGQALLIEFLRYQNDRLTAQLQHSVARMDVLVKRAALDRAVAVQ; encoded by the coding sequence ATGAAATTCATTCTCAGACGCATCCGCTATTTGGGCCTGCTATTTCCTCTGACAGCATTGGCTCAGCCTTCTCTAAACGGCAAGTCGCCGATTGTCGAGAGCTACATCCGCGAAGGGTTGACCAACAATCTTGCACTCCGTCAGGAATCGCTTGAGATTGGTCGCGTAACGGAGTCGTTGAACCAGGCAAAGTCGCTCTTCTATCCACGCATTGCTTTCAACCCAACCTACTCGGTAGCAGCAGGCGGTCGGCGGCTGGAGTTTCCGGTAGGTGATTTGCTAAATCCAGCCTACAAAACGCTGAATCAGCTCACTGGCTCCGATAACTTCCCAACCAACATCCAGAATGTCAATCAGTTGTTGGCTCCCAATAACTTCCACGACACTAAGTTCAGTGTGAGCTATGCTATCTTCAACACCGACATTCAGTATAATTATCTCATTCAAAAGCAGTTATTATCGGCACAGGAGGCTCGGAAACGCGTTGTTGAGAACGAGCTGCGGTATACTATTGCTACTGCTTATTACCAGTATCTGCAAACGCTGGAGGCTATTCGCATTTTCGAAAGCGCACGCACGGTATTAAACGAACTGGCTCGTTTGAACGAAAAGCTGGTTAGTAACAACGTAGCCACGAAAGAGGTCGTTACGTCGGCCCGTTACGAGGTCAGCAAAGTCGATCAGCAATTAGCCGTAGCCCAAAAGAATCGGGAAACCGCTCAGGCCTACTTCAATTTTTTACTGAATCGCGATCTTACAACAGCCATTGACGTTGATTCGTCGCTTACCAAAATTCTACCCGAATCGAAAGAAAATCTGCCCGATTTACAACAGACGGCTTTGCACGGGCGCCAGGAACTTACTCAGCTTGGCCAGTCATTAGAAGCCGCCCAAACAGCGGTTCGGCTTAACGAAGCCAATGCCAAAATCCCGAATCTGTATGTCGGAGGTAGTACTGGTTTTCAGGGATTTGGCTATACGTTTCAGAATCAGGCGTATGTGGTAGCACAGGTTGGTTTGCAGTGGGATCTGTTTCGCGGCTACGAAAAGCGCTCAAAAATTCAGCAGGCAAAAATTCAGACCAATGCGCTGCAAACCCGCATAGCCGAAGCACAGCGCCAGATTCAGTTGCAGGTTTTGCAGGCGTATTATGATCTGGATGCAGCTAATCAGAGCCTGGTTGCCACACAAAGCGGGATGACCAATGCCGACCAGTCGTTTCGGGTTGTCGATAGCAAATATCGGAATGGGCAGGCACTGCTGATTGAGTTTCTCCGCTACCAGAACGACCGGCTAACGGCTCAGTTGCAGCATTCGGTAGCGCGTATGGATGTGCTTGTCAAACGTGCGGCTCTGGATCGGGCAGTAGCGGTTCAGTAA